From the Platichthys flesus chromosome 6, fPlaFle2.1, whole genome shotgun sequence genome, one window contains:
- the znf319b gene encoding zinc finger protein 319 translates to MDWATPAAKLNPYNRARMSEAWPQHAVAPPPVVHTLPPGAESALGCAVYGIVLQPDATSLQQQTQHGQHSQHSQQHSGGPHGSGAHSQPQHAAQQTPLQVAAEGGHKCAACGHDISHLANPHEHQCMVSQDRSFQCTQCMKIFHQATDLLEHQCVQVEQKPFVCGVCKMGFSLLTSLAQHHTSHNSTNPMKCSICEKTYRPGSGNATPTSNNPQQPSSDGASASSSTSILPFPSARDRPYKCPVCQKGFKHMSELTRHERVHTGERPFKCDTCDKAFSQSSHLQHHQRTHSNDRPFKCAVCEKSFKHRSHLVRHMYVHSGEHLFKCNLCELHFKESSELLHHPCHPQGSRPFRCATCGKGFKRPSDLRQHERTHSEERPFHCEECQMSFKQQYALVRHRRTHKDPTDRPFKCNLCDKGFLQPSHLLYHQHVHGMDNLFKCASCQKEFSQSGELLRHKCGESANNSPDKPYKCDVCGKGYKKSSTLQRHQNSHCQEKPLKCSLCDRRFLSSSDFVQHRCDPSREKPLKCPECEKRFKYSSDLNRHRRIHTGEKPYKCDHCNKGFKQREHLIKHQSTHSREGQFKCVWCGERYSDLGSLQDHTVQHTAEGGGYPVPQLL, encoded by the exons ATGga TTGGGCCACACCAGCTGCCAAGTTAAATCCCTACAACAGAGCCCGCATGTCGGAGGCCTGGCCGCAGCACGCCgtggctcctcctcctgtcgTCCACACCCTCCCTCCAGGAGCTGAGAGCGCGCTGGGCTGTGCCGTGTACGGTATCGTGCTGCAGCCGGATGCTACGTCGCTACAGCAGCAGACCCAGCATGGGCAGCACAGCCAGCACAGCCAGCAGCACAGCGGAGGCCCGCATGGAAGCGGGGCGCACAGTCAGCCGCAGCACGCCGCCCAACAGACCCCCCTGCAAGTagctgcagagggaggacaCAAGTGTGCGGCCTGTGGACATGATATCTCCCACCTGGCGAACCCACATGAGCACCAGTGCATGGTGAGTCAGGACCGGTCGTTCCAGTGCACCCAGTGCATGAAGATCTTCCACCAGGCGACCGACTTGCTCGAGCATCAGTGTGTTCAGGTGGAGCAGAAGCCgtttgtgtgtggggtgtgtaaGATGGGATTCTCTCTACTCACGTCGCTCGCTCAGCACCACACGTCACACAACAGCACCAACCCGATGAAGTGTTCAATATGTGAGAAAACCTACCGGCCCGGTTCTGGCAATGCCACGCCAACCTCCAACAACCCCCAGCAGCCCAGCAGTGATGGGGcatcagccagcagcagcacgtCTATTCTTCCCTTTCCCTCGGCCCGAGACCGACCGTACAAATGCCCTGTTTGCCAGAAGGGCTTCAAACACATGTCAGAACTCACACGGCACGAGAGGGTGCACACGGGAGAGAGGCCCTTCAAATGTGACACCTGTGACAAGGCCTTCAGCCAGTCGTCGCATCTCCAGCACCATCAGCGAACACACAGCAACGATCGCCCATTCAAGTGTGCCGTCTGTGAAAAGAGTTTCAAACACCGGTCCCATCTCGTGCGCCACATGTACGTGCACTCAGGCGAGCACTTGTTCAAATGCAACTTGTGTGAGCTGCATTTCAAAGAGTCGTCGGAGCTCCTCCACCACCCCTGCCACCCGCAGGGTTCACGCCCGTTTCGCTGTGCCACGTGTGGCAAAGGCTTCAAGCGACCATCTGACCTGCGCCAACACGAGCGCACCCACTCTGAGGAGCGTCCTTTCCACTGTGAGGAGTGTCAGATGAGCTTCAAACAGCAGTACGCACTCGTGCgccacagacgcacacacaaggACCCGACTGACCGGCCGTTCAAATGCAACCTGTGTGACAAAGGTTTCCTGCAGCCCTCTCACCTCCTCTACCACCAGCACGTTCACGGCATGGACAACCTTTTCAAGTGCGCCTCGTGCCAGAAGGAGTTCAGCCAGTCAGGAGAGCTGCTCCGACACAAATGTGGCGAGTCGGCCAACAACTCACCAGACAAGCCGTATAAGTGTGACGTCTGTGGCAAGGGCTACAAGAAGAGTTCCACGCTGCAGCGTCATCAAAACTCTCACTGCCAAGAGAAGCCCCTCAAGTGCTCGCTGTGTGACCGCCGCTTCCTGTCCTCTTCCGATTTCGTCCAGCACCGCTGCGACCCGTCACGGGAAAAGCCGCTCAAGTGCCCGGAATGTGAGAAACGCTTCAAATACTCATCGGACCTGAACCGACACCGGCGAATACATACGGGGGAGAAACCGTACAAATGTGACCACTGCAATAAGGGCTTCAAACAGCGCGAGCACCTGATCAAACACCAGAGCACGCACTCCAGAGAGGGGCAGTTCAAGTGTGTCTGGTGTGGAGAGCGTTACAGTGACTTGGGTTCTTTGCAGGATCACACGGTGCAGCACACGGCTGAAGGAGGCGGTTATCCTGTGCCCCAGTTATTATAA
- the usb1 gene encoding U6 snRNA phosphodiesterase 1 isoform X2 has translation MNIQVAATRWMLVGYSSSSEEENQEEHQEETAPNKDASPTREEEEEGEDGCPARKKPRAEPQVSKTRLPVPGSLMSMFPDDDDPETEDSSLHGGRIRSFRHERGNWATYVYLPYHPEEEFEEVLEELFSAASDGGVELTQQEEFHLSLSRTVVLRHHWIQPFIQSLRADLAHCKKFVCSARKLKVYCNAEKTRTFLGIEVCSGQTQLLDVVRVVDRTMTEFRLDTFYKEPSFHVSLAWCVGDMREKMGGCIQKLQCLVDDREEGPFDLRLDGVELRCRTGNKTFRFPLEP, from the exons ATGAACATCCAGGTAGCGGCGACACGTTG GATGTTGGTGGggtacagcagcagctccgaggaggagaaccaggaggagCACCAGGAGGAGACTGCTCCCAACAAAGATGCTTCTCCCACgcgtgaggaggaagaggagggagaggatggcTGCCCGGCGAGGAAGAAACCCAGAGCTGAACCACAGGTCTCCaaaacaag GCTTCCTGTCCCTGGTTCCCTCATGTCCATGTTCCCAGATGACGATGATCCAGAGACGGAGGACAGTTCCCTCCACGGTGGACGGATCCGCTCGTTCAGACACGAGAGAGGAAACTGGGCCACCTATGTTTATTTACCAT acCATCCTGAGGAGGAGtttgaggaggtgctggaggagctgTTCTCCGCTGCGAGCGACGGGGGGGTGGAATTGACCCAACAGGAGGAGTTCCACCTCAGCCTGTCTCGGACGGTGGTCCTGAGACACCACTGGATCCAGCCCTTTATACAGAGCCTCCGGGCAGACCTGGCCCACTGCAAGAA GTTTGTTTGCTCTGCGAGGAAACTGAAGGTCTATTGTAACGCTGAGAAGACGAG GACGTTCCTGGGGATAGAAGTGTGTTCTGGTCAAACTCAGCTGTTGGACGTTGTCCGAGTCGTGGACAGAACGATGACAGAGTTTCGTCTGGACACTTTTTACAAG GAGCCGTCTTTCCATGTGAGTCTGGCCTGGTGTGTCGGAGACATGAGGGAGAAGATGGGCGGATGTATTCAGAAGCTGCAG TGCTTGGTTGATGACCGTGAAGAAGGACCGTTTGACCTGAGGCTGGACGGCGTGGAGCTGCGCTGCAGGACAGGAAACAAAACCTTCCGCTTCCCCCTGGAGCCATAA
- the usb1 gene encoding U6 snRNA phosphodiesterase 1 isoform X1 produces MYISIFFNASARVNESSTQIPEEQRKSTIRHKQMLVGYSSSSEEENQEEHQEETAPNKDASPTREEEEEGEDGCPARKKPRAEPQVSKTRLPVPGSLMSMFPDDDDPETEDSSLHGGRIRSFRHERGNWATYVYLPYHPEEEFEEVLEELFSAASDGGVELTQQEEFHLSLSRTVVLRHHWIQPFIQSLRADLAHCKKFVCSARKLKVYCNAEKTRTFLGIEVCSGQTQLLDVVRVVDRTMTEFRLDTFYKEPSFHVSLAWCVGDMREKMGGCIQKLQCLVDDREEGPFDLRLDGVELRCRTGNKTFRFPLEP; encoded by the exons ATgtacatttcaattttttttaatgcatcagCACGTGTTAATGAGTCATCAACACAAATCCCTGAGGAACAAAGAAAATCTACAATAAGACATAAACA GATGTTGGTGGggtacagcagcagctccgaggaggagaaccaggaggagCACCAGGAGGAGACTGCTCCCAACAAAGATGCTTCTCCCACgcgtgaggaggaagaggagggagaggatggcTGCCCGGCGAGGAAGAAACCCAGAGCTGAACCACAGGTCTCCaaaacaag GCTTCCTGTCCCTGGTTCCCTCATGTCCATGTTCCCAGATGACGATGATCCAGAGACGGAGGACAGTTCCCTCCACGGTGGACGGATCCGCTCGTTCAGACACGAGAGAGGAAACTGGGCCACCTATGTTTATTTACCAT acCATCCTGAGGAGGAGtttgaggaggtgctggaggagctgTTCTCCGCTGCGAGCGACGGGGGGGTGGAATTGACCCAACAGGAGGAGTTCCACCTCAGCCTGTCTCGGACGGTGGTCCTGAGACACCACTGGATCCAGCCCTTTATACAGAGCCTCCGGGCAGACCTGGCCCACTGCAAGAA GTTTGTTTGCTCTGCGAGGAAACTGAAGGTCTATTGTAACGCTGAGAAGACGAG GACGTTCCTGGGGATAGAAGTGTGTTCTGGTCAAACTCAGCTGTTGGACGTTGTCCGAGTCGTGGACAGAACGATGACAGAGTTTCGTCTGGACACTTTTTACAAG GAGCCGTCTTTCCATGTGAGTCTGGCCTGGTGTGTCGGAGACATGAGGGAGAAGATGGGCGGATGTATTCAGAAGCTGCAG TGCTTGGTTGATGACCGTGAAGAAGGACCGTTTGACCTGAGGCTGGACGGCGTGGAGCTGCGCTGCAGGACAGGAAACAAAACCTTCCGCTTCCCCCTGGAGCCATAA
- the pla2g15 gene encoding group XV phospholipase A2, producing MARRQRITELCSLSALLQLGLLLPLLPGLCGGTPLQQCPGGRSCGPARPPVVLVPGDLGNQLEAKLDKPSVVHYICYKKTDTFFTLWLNLELLVPVAIDCWIDNIRLIYNRTTHSTMSPPGVDIRVPGFGQTYPMEYLDPSKRTVGMYFFTIVQALEEWGYTRDDDVRGAPYDWRKAPNENKEYFLALQKMIEEMAEKAGGPVVLIAHSMGNMYTLYFLNQQPQAWKDKYIKAFICLGAPWAGVAKTLRVIISGDNNRIPVISPLKIRSQQRSAVSTTWLLPYAHSWPKDQVLVQTPSTNYTAQDYKRLFSDIGFEDGWSMRQDTEPLVEHLTPPGVAIHCLFGSGVETSEAFRYSDKFPDVEPTVVAGDGDGTVNLRSAVQCKRWVGKQKQPVTLKELPGNEHVNMLLNFTTVAYIKTVLFSP from the exons ATGGCGCGTCGCCAGCGGATAACCGAGCTCTGTTCGCTCTCTGCACTGCTCCAGCTCGGCTTGTTGCTTCCGCTGCTGCCGGGTCTCTGCGGCGGGACACCACTGCAACAATGTCCCGGAGGAAGGTCGTGTGGACCGGCGAGACCACCGGTGGTCCTCG TTCCCGGGGACCTGGGGAACCAGTTGGAGGCGAAGCTGGATAAACCCAGTGTGGTTCATTACATCTGCTACAAGAAGACCGACACCTTCTTCACCCTGTGGCTcaacctggagctgctggtccCGGTGGCCATCGACTGCTGGATCGACAACATCAG gtTGATCTACAACCGGACCACACACAGCACCATGTCCCCTCCAGGCGTGGACATTCGTGTCCCAGGGTTTGGACAGACGTATCCCATGGAGTACCTGGACCCCAGCAAACGCACTGTGG GCATGTATTTCTTCACAATAGTGCAAGCGCTGGAAGAGTGGGGATACACCAGAGACGATGACGTCAGAGGAGCTCCCTATGATTGGAGGAAAGCCccaa ATGAGAATAAAGAGTATTTCCTGGCGCTGCAGAAGATGATTGAAGAGATGGCAGAGAAAGCGGGGGGGCCCGTGGTGCTCATCGCTCACAGCATGGGCAACATGTACACCTTGTACTTCCTCAACCAGCAGCCTCAGGCCTGGAAGGACAAGTACATCAAGGCTTTCATCTGCCTGGGGGCCCCTTGGGCCGGCGTCGCCAAGACCCTGCGCGTCATCATCTCCG GTGACAACAACCGCATCCCAGTGATCAGCCCGCTGAAGATTCGCTCCCAGCAACGTTCTGCTGTCTCCACCACCTGGCTGCTCCCCTATGCCCACTCATGGCCCAAAgatcag GTCCTGGTGCAGACGCCCTCCACCAACTACACCGCACAGGACTACAAGCGTCTCTTCTCCGACATCGGGTTTGAGGACGGCTGGTCGATGCGTCAGGACACGGAGCCGCTGGTGGAGCACCTCACCCCCCCCGGCGTGGCCATCCACTGCTTGTTCGGCAGCGGCGTCGAGACATCCGAGGCCTTCCGGTACTCGGACAAGTTCCCCGACGTGGAGCCCACGGTGGTGGCTGGCGACGGGGACGGGACGGTGAACCTGCGCAGCGCCGTCCAGTGCAAGCGGTGGGTGGGGAAGCAGAAACAGCCCGTGACGCTGAAGGAGCTTCCGGGGAATGAACACGTGAACATGTTGTTGAACTTTACGACTGTGGCTTACATCAAGACCGTGCTGTTCTCCCCCTGA
- the lcat gene encoding phosphatidylcholine-sterol acyltransferase → MVSSVHLCSGLLVVILLVLHHSSGFWIVNVVFPPNTKTRVLSNSTPPLIIVPGNLGNRLEAKLNKPTLVSWMCYKKTEHWFPLWIDLNMFMPIGIDCWIDNIRLVYNRTTRRSSNSPGVQVRVPGFGQTYPLEYLDYNKLAGYFFSMVQHLVDVGYTRNETIRGAPYDWRLAPNENEEYLAKLKDLVEEMYDQNQHPVYLLGHSMGSHYVLYFLNQQPQAWKDKFIRGFISLGAPWGGAVKPLRVMASGENDGIPMISNIKIREEQRMTTTNPWMLPSDKAWPKDHVFISTPTFNYTNQDYHQLFKDIGFEDGWYMWEDTKNLTSDLIPPGVETWCMYGVGLPTPITYIYDENFPNVDPVDFVYADGDDTVDSFSMSLCKRWSGQQEKPVHVTEYRGLTHLDIVVHEKVINQIQDILEGKSDTPEEVDVRFGTE, encoded by the exons ATGGTCTCCTCTGTGCACCTCTGCTCGGGGCTGCTGGTTGTGATCCTGCTGGTCCTTCATCACTCCTCAGGGTTCTGGATTGTAAATGTTGTGTTCCCTCCCAACACCAAAACCAGAGTCCTGAGCAACAGCACTCCGCCACTCATCATCG tacCAGGGAACTTGGGGAACCGTCTGGAGGCCAAGTTAAACAAACCCACGCTGGTCAGCTGGATGTGCTACAAGAAAACTGAACACTGGTTCCCCCTGTGGATCGACCTCAACATGTTCATGCCGATAGGTATAGACTGCTGGATTGATAACATTAG ACTTGTTTACAACAGGACGACCCGGCGGTCATCTAACTCACCGGGGGTGCAGGTGCGAGTCCCAGGATTTGGGCAGACGTATCCCCTCGAGTATCTTGACTATAACAAACTGGCCG GTTATTTTTTCAGTATGGTTCAACATCTGGTCGATGTGGGCTACACACGAAATGAGACCATCCGAGGAGCACCGTACGACTGGAGACTAGCTCCTA ATGAGAATGAAGAGTATCTCGCGAAGCTGAAGGACCTGGTGGAGGAGATGTACGATCAGAACCAGCATCCTGTTTACCTGCTGGGACACAGCATGGGCTCCCACTACGTCCTCTACTTCCTCAACCAGCAGCCGCAGGCCTGGAAGGACAAGTTCATCAGGGGCTTCATCTCCCTGGGAGCTCCATGGGGGGGCGCTGTTAAACCACTCAGGGTCATGGCATCAG GAGAGAACGACGGCATCCCGATGATTTCCAACATCAAGATCCGTGAGGAGCAGAGGATGACGACAACGAATCCCTGGATGCTGCCGTCTGACAAAGCCTGGCCCAAGGACCACGTGTTCATCTCCACGCCGACCTTCAACTACACCAACCAGGACTATCACCAACTCTTCAAGGACATCGGCTTTGAGGATGGCTG GTACATGTGGGAGGACACCAAGAACCTGACGAGCGATCTCATCCCACCTGGTGTGGAGACGTGGTGTATGTACGGCGTAGGGCTTCCCACTCCGATAACGTACATTTACGATGAGAATTTTCCCAACGTAGACCCAGTGGACTTTGTTTACGCCGATGGGGACGACACGGTGGACAGCTTCAGCATGAGCCTGTGCAAGCGTTGGTCAGGGCAGCAGGAGAAGCCCGTCCACGTGACGGAGTACAGAGGCTTGACCCACCTGGATATTGTGGTCCACGAAAAGGTGATCAACCAAATCCAGGACATCCTGGAGGGCAAATCAGACACACCTGAAGAAGTGGATGTCCGATTTGGAACTGAGTAG